Genomic DNA from Etheostoma cragini isolate CJK2018 unplaced genomic scaffold, CSU_Ecrag_1.0 ScbMSFa_4146, whole genome shotgun sequence:
TGGTCGGAGACGCTCACTTCCGCCGCCGTCCGTCCCTGTTGATGACGTTCCTGAAGAGCGTGAGCAGCGGCCGCTGGCTGCGTCCGTCCCAGCTCTTCATGAAGCCGCCGTAGCGCTTGTTGCCGGACGCCGCGTCCTTTCTCTccgcctcttcttcttcttcttcttcttcttcctcctccatcactTCCTGTTCCTCCTGCGCCCGCCGGCGCATGTCCCCTGGGAACGTCCCGGCGTCCCCCACGGCGTTGGACGTGTAGACTTTGACCGGGCGGCGTTTCCGTCCCGCGGGCTTCCCCCAGCGGAAGTGCTCCATGGAGTAGGACCGCTTGGACGAGGACGGGtcggagggagggggggggtgggcGTGGGCGTGGGCGTTGCCGGGGACGACGGGCGTCTCCGCGGTGAGGTCGGAGCGACACAGCTGGATGCAGTCCTGGGGGGGACGGAGGGGACGAGGGGGACGAGGGGGGACGAGGGGACGGAGGGGGACgaggggggacggggggggacGGAGGGGACGAGGGGGACGGGGGGGGACGGAGGGGGacgggggggaggaggg
This window encodes:
- the LOC117941068 gene encoding pro-opiomelanocortin-like: DCIQLCRSDLTAETPVVPGNAHAHAHPPPPSDPSSSKRSYSMEHFRWGKPAGRKRRPVKVYTSNAVGDAGTFPGDMRRRAQEEQEVMEEEEEEEEEEEAERKDAASGNKRYGGFMKSWDGRSQRPLLTLFRNVINRDGRRRK